taaattttttcctataaagttgtttgagctctttatatattctggttattaatctcttgtcccctgccttgggttggttccaagtctttgctattgtgaatagtgccgcaataaacatacgtgtgcatgtgtctttatagcagcatgacttataatactttgggtatatacccagtaatgggatagctgggtcaaatggtatttctagttctagatccttgaggaatcggcacactgttttccacaatggttgaactagtttacagtcccaccaacagtgtaaaagtgttcctatttctccacatcctctccagtacctgttgtttcctgatttttttaatgattgccattctaactggtgtgagatagtatcccattgtggttttgatttgcatttctctgatggtgggtgatgatgaacattttttcatgtgtctgttggaagttttcttttatgatgtatctttgtctggttttggtattgggGTAATActtgcctcatagaatgagtttggaagtattctctcctctattttttggaatagtttgagtagaattggtattcattctttaaatgtgtaGTAGAATTAAGCAGTGAAGCTATTGGGTCTCgtgcttttcttttctgggagactttttattatggcttcaatgtAATTACTCGTTTTTagtctattcaggttttggatttattttattttattttatttttcttgagacagagtttcgctcttgttgcccaggctggagtgcaatggcacgatcttggctcactgcaacctccgcttcacgggttcaagcgattctcctgcctcagcctcacgagtagctaggattacaggcatgcaccaccacgcctggctaatttttgtatttttagtagatggggtttctccatgttgattaggctggtcttgaactccctacctcaggtgatctgcctgcctcggcctcccaaagtgctgggattacaggcgtgagcctctgtgcccggccaggttttggatttctttctgggtcaatcttggtagattttatgtgtctaggaatttatttcatctagattttccaatttattggcatgtagttGTTCACAGTCGTCAgtaatgattctttgaatttctgcagtatcagtcaTAATGTTCCTTTTTCATGTCtgcttttatatatttgggtcttctctcttttttcttattctagtTAAAAGTTTATCAAAAGTTCAAAAAGTTCAAAAGGCCAaccttttgtttcattgatcttttgatgtttttcttcatttcaaattcactTAGTTCTggtctgatatttattatttcttttcttctgctaattttgggtttgatttgttcttgcttttctagttctttaaaattatcattaGGCTGtctatttgaagtttttcttcttttttgactAGGTAAGCTATAAACTTCTctgttagtactgcttttgctgtatgccataggttttggtatgttgtattttcattatcatcatcatttgtttcaaggaagttttcatttttttcttaatttcttcattgatcaaCTGTCATTCAgtaacatattatttaatttccatgtgtttgtatagtttccaaaatttttcttgtttttgatttctagttttattccactgtacaacactttctttttttttttcctaccatttATTTGCCTACACATATCACTTTCTAATATCATCTCATAACAAGCTCTGAGCCTCCCCTTGTACCCAGAGTTCTGTCCCATTCAATTATGGGTGGCTACCTGTCTACAGAAGGCCTTGTTTCCTGGTGCTTTTGCTTCCTCCCACTCCTGATGCAACTAACTCTTTTTATGCTATGTGCCTGATACAATGATAAGCACTTTGTATGCATGattttacttaattttcaaaATGGCAGTGTAAGGTTAATATAATATTACCGTTTTACACCTGAGCCTAAAACTCATTTAGATAATGTGCAAAAAATCACACAACTTTTAAAAGACACACCTAGGACTGGAAAGACTTGAAAGAGGGCAACACACTATAATGGCAAGAGAAAAAGCTTGGAAGTCAGATACCGAAGCTCAATTCTTGGCTGTATTCTGGCTGTAGGACCTCGTATAACTCCCTTAAGCTTTCTTAGCTTCACTTTATTTGTCTTTTGAATGAGGAGAAATGTTCTGTGGAAGTATTCAGAGAATGAAATGAATCAGTGTATATAAAGTGCCTATCACATAGAATTAGATCTTACCACTACCCTCCTCTATCACCCAACCAGGCTCAGTCATCTTCCTACTACACGATGCTGCTCCCAGGCTGATAGGAGAAATTAGGTAGGAACACACATGACTATggcaaaagagagaaagcagTAAGTACAATATGAGCATACAAACTTTGCCAGAATGACAAAGTAGGACTTCATTGGGACAGTGATATTAAATCTAGACCTGATATGTTTTATCAGATTCCTAGAAATGGAAAATAGATGGAAGGAGCTTAAGAGTCCATATCTAACAGCTGAATAGGGCATGGAGTGGGGTGATGGAGGTACAAGTATTCTGTAGACCCAGCCCTCCCCTACCCAGCTCCCGGCTGACATTTCGTGGTCATCTGGAGCCCAGGCTCCAGCTAGAGGGGGCAACAGCCCCAGGCAGTCTTTAGAAGGGATGGTGGAGTGCTAGGGAGCCTATGGGCCAGCCTACTCCCACCTCACAGAGAAGGTGGCATGAGAGAGAAAGGCCCAATATCTGCCTGCGGCTCCACAGACCAGCTGGGATTCTATTTTTAACCATCCCTGTCATAGCTGACAGCTTGGAACGccttctccctccttttcttccttcttcttgccTCTTGCAGCCCAGAATCCTGTAGAAATGAGGGATGGGAGCAACCTCAGCACTGATAAACAGAAGAACCACTCTCCTTTCTCACTGTCCTCTACTCCATGCAGCCTTCTCCAGGGTAGTTAGTGGGTGTATTTTAGGGCATATTGGCTGTGAAGTGAATGAGGCCTAAAACTGAGGGCTTATCACTTGCACAGGCCCCTTTCAAGGCCCTGGTCAGGGTCTCAGTAATCTTGTATCTGTAactttgtgttctttttctttcttaaaaaaagagcACCCAATTTTATAAACTTTAGGTCCCACAAAACTTGTTTCTGCTCCTCATGGGTGGGTCTTTTTCCCATCTCCAGCCCAGTGTCTACTTCAACACCATTATTTTCTCTTGCTCTAACttactgtatgaccttgggcagctTACCTTcctgctctgggcctcagtttcccctatcGGTTACAAGATGAAGCATCAAAAACCCCTCCTCCAATATACTATGCCTCTGATTATCCATGTATGTCTCCTTAGTGAGGTCCTCAGTTCCTGTTCTTCCTCATTTGTCATTGTGTGTGGAGAGGTGATATTGCTGGTTTTTGCCTGTCTCGGGCTAGATCATTCTTGTAGTAAAAGGGAGACTAGGTTCTCAGACTCCTATtcagttcttttttgttgtagCTGCTAAGAGTGCTTCCATTTGGCAGAATCTTGGCCAGATTTTGACACTGGAGAAAAGAGTACAGTAAAAAATCCCTACTCTTTAATTAACTTCTGTATACTTGTCATGGTCTGATCTCTGGTgtttcacacacacactgaaTAAACTTAGTCTTACTATACAGTGcttcttcttttatcttttcatcaaaatttaacAAGTATCCATTAATATAGTATCTTAACAGTGGCACCACTTTGGGATAATGTGATCAGGAATCATGATACGTCATGGATATGCCATTTTCCATCCCCATTCACAGTTACTGCAACACTGGAATGTAGGTAGAGgttgaaaatccagaaagaataTGCACAGTCACATTGAGCCTCAGAGGCTGGGCTTTCTGGCAAGGGGTTGTGCACAGTGGTGTGCAACAGTGGGAGAGAACTGACAGAAGGATACTGCAAAATCCTTGCCTCCTCACCTGCACCAAAAGAATCCAGAAAGGAAGTTCAGGAGGAAGCCAAATAATTTATTATCTCTTGAACAGTTTGGGTAAGGAAGGAGAGGGCAGGGCCACGGTCCTTAACTGGAAAGGAATGAAGAACGTTTTCAGTGCAGAATGGTCTGTTGGTCAGAGGTATGAGATTAGGCCTGATGGTATTTTCAGTACTGATTGGGAAAGGGCATTGTGATCTCAAACTAGGAGCATCCCAGAGTCAGTCCTGTGCCAGGCTCCATAGTCTCTAAAACAATCAGTGCCATTAATCTGTGTGTGAGAGGCAGGTCAGCACTTGTCGGAGTTCCCACTGTGTAGAAATAGTTCACTGCTAGGGACGCTGTGTCTGTCAGTGTCATGTTTCTATGGGCCAGGCTCAGTCCTGTATCAGAGGCATGCCTCCTTTCCTGTGTACTGCTCCATTCTTGTTCCTTTTGTGTCACATAACCTACCTTTTCCTGTGCTTTGGGGTTAGTCCATGCTTTGGGTGCCGGTCTCCTGCGTCAGTTGTGGTTTGTGTTTTGTGTGTCTGGAAGGGTCAGTACTTGTCAtttgccctgcctcagcccccacgGCCCCTCTACTCCTCATCCAGGGCCCAGTGTGCTGATGGTAGTGTAGCTAAGCCTGGACAGCGAAGCAATGGATGGAGTGGGAGGGTCCTCATCGGGAAGAGGCCTGGGGCGAGCTCGTGGAGGCCGGGGGCAGCAGCGAGCGCACGTTTCCAGGCAGGCCTGGCGAAAACGACGGTGCATGAAGCAGTAGACCAGGGGGTTGACACAGGCCGAGGCATAGCTCAGCAAGTGAATGAAGGAGATAGGAGCACCTGAGAGTGCTCTGTGTGCACCCAGGCCATCAAAGGCGCGCCACGTGTTGGCACTATAAACTGGCAaccaacacagaaaaaaaagcacAACGATCACCAGCAACATTCGCACCACGCGCTTCTTAGCCAGCAGCTTGGCCTGGGTGGGCCGGGAGCCGGGCCCAGGAGCCGTCAGCGCCGACAGCTCCAGTGCAGGCCGGGAACGCGGAAGTTGCACATAGCAGCCATCACTGTCTTCGCCAACCGCGCCAGTCTCAGACCGGCAACGCCCGTTCTGGTGAATAGCACCTGAGCACAGAGGGTGGGCGGTCAGAGAAAAAGGCAAGAGTCCTCCCAGTTTCCAGCCCAGTCCCCACCTGACCTCCGCTCCCAGCCGTAACCCCATTTCCAGCTTTTTTCTCACCTCCATTTTAGCCCCACCCACTCCAGCAGGCCCTGTCGCCCTCCAAAGCTCCGCCTCTTCCAGATTTTGCTCACCTGGTCCAGCCCCACCTGGCAGCCTGCCTTGGCTTCGGACTCTGCTTTGGCTCCCGCTGTCACTGTCACCGTCAAAGCGAAGCCCTAAGTAGAGCTCGCGAGAGATAAGCCCATAGGCCACGGCCATAACCACACCCGGGATGAAGAACAAGAGCAGGAGCAGCAGTACGGACCTGAAGGCAAGACAGACAGATCACTCGGGTTTCTGTCCAGCTATAAtcacagatggagaaaaagcCAAGGACTGGTGTTTCTAGGGCTGTGGCCAGGTACCTGAAATAGGAGTAGGATTTGGGGGTGCCactgggaagggagagagaactGCAGAAGAGACCCAAACTGGAACTCCAGGGTGGTGGATGCGGAATAGGAATTGGCGTGGTAATTCTCCGGGCAGCTGGAGGAAGATTCTGGGCAATGGTCGTAATCATCTAATAGGGGTGACAAAGGAATTCCTAGGATAATTTGTGGGTAAGCTCACCAGGTCTGGCGGACCCGTGCACTGGGCCAGCGATGCACGCACTGTAGCACACGAGGGCCCACTGGTTGCACGACGGTGTACACGGGGTAGGGCACCATGAGTAGTCCGGACAGCAGCCACGTGGCTACGATCACGCGAGCCGCGTGGGAGCGCGTCTGCCATACTCGTGCCTGCAGTGGTCGGCAGATGGCGCTGTACCGCTCCAGTGCTATGGCCACGAGGCTTAGCGTGGACACGCTCACAGACACACCTAAGCAAGGGAAGAGACAGGAGGGAGTCACCTAGGAAACTTGCGCTGCACAACCATCAGTGGGACTTCCTCACACCCCTCCCTGCCAACTGGGGAGGACCCCTACATCCACAAGAGCTTTAGGAGGGGAGAATGGCAAATGGGGGTGCGTGGTTGTCTCACCCACCCATGAAGTAGGAAACCGCCTTGCAGATAACTGTGCCAAAGATGAATGTGCCCATGAGATTGGGCAGGAGGGTGAAGGGCATGCAAGCCACAGCCAGCAGGAGGTCGCTGACTGCCAGTGAGAGTAGGAAGGCATTGGTGACGGTCCTCAGGCGGCGGCTCAGTCCCAGGACCACGATGATGAGCACGTTTCCTCCAACGCTCATCAGGAAGATCACTGCGTAAAGAGTGATTCTAATGGCCAGCTCCAATTCTGGGTAAGAAAAGGGAGAGGTGGCAGTAGGTGGTCAGCCCTCATTCAGCCAAacccccctccttccctcttatCCCCAACCCTCATTACCCAGCCAGATGCCTACATTCGCCACCCAGGAACTGCTCAGTAAATGGTGAACTTGAATCCTTTAGCCTTCTAACCCCTTGAGGTTTGGTTAAATTGGCCCAACTCTGCCCTTCCTTAAGAAAGCCTGCCTCTTCTCAACGTTCGTTCCAAATCTTTCTCTTTGCAGCCAAACTTCTTAAGAGGATATTTGTGTCTTCTCATTTGCTCTTCAATCTATTACAATACAATATTCTGTACCCTATCGCTGCATACTTCTTCCCAAGTACACTAATCTTTAACTGCTAAATTCAAAGGTCCTTTCTTAGCCTATTCTATTTGACCTCTCTAGAGTATTTTACACTGTTGATAACCCACTGCCTTTTAAATCACATCAGATCATGTCTTTATTCTCTAaaggcaaaagcaaaaaaaatcctTCGCTTATTCTCTACTGTCTGCAACCCCTCAGAATGTCATCAAGATCTTCCCAGAAGGGATCTCTTTCTCCCCTACCCCCTCCCTGCACTGCAGCCATTTAAGCAAGCCACTGGATGACACAGTTTCTTGAATGCATCATTTGCACTTGTGACTCTCTTCCTGCTCAAGCTAGTTTCTCAGACCGGAATACTCTTTCACCAACCCTCCTCACAATTTCCACCCCTCATGACAAGCTTATTTTCTGTATCTGGTGAATTCCTATTCATCCCTTGTTGGTCAAGACTCAAAGTGACTGCTACTTCTTCTGTAAGGCCCTTCTGGATACCTCATTTGGTATTACTCTCTCCTTTCTCTGACCCATGCCTGTTTCTTACACAACTGTTAAAGCCTGTTTTACTTCTGCCTTGTATTTTAATTCTCTCCAAACATTCATTCTCACTCTATAAACATTTACAGAGGACTCTctttgtgctaggcactggggacaaAGAGATGAACACGACAAGCTCCCTGCCATTTGAGAACTCACAGTGGGGAAGTAAATTCAGATACATAAACAGATGTGATAAGGAATGAGGCTGAAGGATATAAAATATGCTGTCAGAGCTCATAGGAGGGACACCTGTGTGAGGCAGAGGAGCTGGGAGGCTGACCCCATTCTTTTGTGCCATTGTCTACTAAAAGATGGATTAATCTTTGGACCACTATGTCACAACCAAGCAGATTTAGATAAAATCAAATTGGATTGAAAAGGACTGAATCACATGCCTATGACCTCAGCATGAGAGGGATTAGAGCTGGAAGGTAGAGAGGGCAGGGGACAGAGCCTCCTAGATTGCAGAGAAGAAAGGGCTCAAAGCTGCAGTCCTCTCTTCCAGAGCCCTATACTTTGACCCTCATTTTAGCTCCCAAATTGAAAACTATAGCCATGCACTGAATAAAGATGTTTTGGTAAATGACAAATTTCGTATACgatggtggtctcataagattataatgaatagctgagtgcagtggctcatatttgtaatcccagcactttgggaggccaaggcgggaggatcacttgaggccaggagcttgagatcagcctgagcaacatagcaaaaccccatctctacaaaacataaaaaattagctgggtgtggtgacacatgcctatagtcatagctactcaggagtttgaggcagaaagattgcttgaatccaggagttcgaggctgcagtgagctgtaatagtgccactgcactccagcctgcacaacaaagtgagactctgtctcagataaaacccaaaacaacaataacaaaagattatgatggagctgaaaaatttctgtCACCTAGCTATGTTATTGTAACATTGCAGCATAATGCATTATGTATGTGCTTGTGGGGATactggtataaacaaacctactgtgctgtcAGTCATGTAAAAGTCTAGCACATACAATGATGTACATGATACTTGATAGtgataataaatgactgtgtGACTGGTTGATGTATTTACTACATTATACTttcaatcattattttagagtatactcttacttatttttttaaaaagttaactataaaacagcctcaggcaggtcctttaAGATGTATTCCAGAATAAAGCACTGTTActataggagatgacagctccatgtgtggtGTTGCCCTGatgaccttccagtgggacaagatgtggaggtggaagatggCAATATTTATCCTGTCCCTGTGTAGGccaatgtgtgtgtttgtgtcttggTTTTaacagaaaggttttttttttttttttttaagttaaaaacagaaaaaagcttaaAGGATAagagtataaaaaaagaaaatatttttgtatagccatacaatgtgttttttgttttacactgtgttattacaaaagagtcataaagtttataaagtaCAAAGTTACAGTgtgctaaggttaatttattattaaataaggaaattttgaaaaataaatttagtgcaGCCTAAGCAtccagtgtttataaagtctacagaaGTGTActgtaatgtcctaggcctttaCATTCACTCGCCCCCACTCACTGACTTACCCAGAGCAACGTCTACTCCTGCAAGTTCCATTTATGGTACGTGCCCTATACAGGGGTATGATGgtttatcttttatactgtattttcactgtaccttttctatgtttagatacacaaatacataatATTGTGTTACTCTTCCCTACAATATTCAGCACAGTAATATactgtataggtttgtagcctgggagcaataggctataccatatagcctaggtatgtagtaggttataccatctaggtttgtgtgagtacTCTCTGTGATATTTAcacaatgaaatcacctaatgatgcatttctcagaaggtaTCCCCATCATTAGttaatgcatgactgtattttctCATAACAaaaaccaatttatttttattttattatttttttttgagacggagtctcgctctgtcacccaggctggagtgcagtggccggatctcagctcactgcaagctccgcctcccgggtttatgccattctccggcctcagcctcccgagtagctgggactacaggcgcccgccacctcgcccggctagtttttgtatttcttaatagagacggggtttcaccgcgttagccaggatggtctcgatctcctgacctcgtgatctgcccgtctcggcctcccaaagtgctgggattacaggcttgagccaccgcacccggccaaaaaaccaatttatttagaaattgtAGGCATCAAATAAATGCTATTTATAAAATCTTCCAAACTGAGCTCCACAGTAACATTCTTTGCTCAAGACCACACACCTGATAAGGGGCTGAATCAGAATAGAAGCCAAGTCCCTGATCCCTAAAGTGCTTTGCCTCCTACTGTTTGTTCCTGCAGTGCTCTGTCATGCATCATACTGcctccttgtttttttgtttgtttgtttgtttttgtttttgagacagagttttgctcttgttgcccaggctggagtgcaatggcatgatctcggctcaccgcaacctctgcctcctgggttcaagcgattctcctccctcagcctcctgagtagctggaattacaggcatgtaccaccacgcccggctaattttgtatttttagtagagatgagtttcttcatgttggtagggctggtctcaaactcccgacctcaggtgatcgcctgccttggcctcccaaagtgctgggattacaggtttaagccaccgcacccaacccaTACTGCCTCCTTCTTAATCAAATCTCAGTCTAAATgcctctttttccctctctctctactCAACCATGTCATTTCTCACTGCATTAGTATGTATGTAATTCTCTGTCTTCCCCACTAGACTAGGAGCTTCTTGAGGACAGGGGCAAGGTCCATCTCACTCTCCAGTATATCCCTAGCACTTGTCATCCCTAGCACAAAGGAGGCAGTCAACACAATGACTTGTTAATGAATCTTGGATGATTCTGTCTTTCAAGACAGACGTGCACCTGCTTTCCCCCTCCTCATCCATCTCTCATCTCTGCAGAGGTGCTCCAGCATgccctctcttcttcttctttgccTCTGTCTTTTTGGAGACACATGTTGGAAGGTCCTTGTGGGGGTCAGTGAGAGGTTATGATTTCAGATGCatagcttttgttttttatatgcaAACCATCTATATTTCCTTTAGAAGCTGGGCCTCTCTCTGTAAGGCAGGATTATGGAAGGCTTATAGGTGACACAATTTGACGGTAATAAGTGTGTATGGTGGAGAATAAAACACTTTTAGGAGGGAGGCCTCTGTCAGGGAGGTCCTTGGACTCAGAAAAGAGCTGTGGTTTATCTTGGACTCACTGTTTCTCCTCCAAATCTACtgtcctcccacccccagcctccaCCTCTTTAATCTTTCTAGGTCCATTATCTTGCTTACATCTGCCTGTGGATGTCTTTCTTCAACTAATTATTGATGCAATTGCCACACCTCAAATTGGTACAGTACTGTGAAGTATAAGAAGcaatttctcattcattcatccagctGATATGTCCCATGTGTGTGCCCTTGAGCTTGGCTAATTGTGATGGACCATAAAGATGTAGCTAAATCTCACCCTTATAAAGTTTGCAATATGCTTGGGGACTCCTGAAATGTAGAAGACAAAGTCCCGGTAAAAATGACCAGCAACTGTGCAGTGTTTTGCTGTTTTACCAGACATTCCTAGCTATTATCTTATTTCCAGCCACCACTGTCTCCACAGGTCTTTGCTGTTGAACAGTTTGGAAATGtgaaaaattctaatttaaagCAATTTTAGAGCCAGGAGTttggggagacagagcaagggaTAAATAGGTGAagcacaggggatttttagggcagtgaaactattctgtatgatactataatggtggatacatgccattatacatttgtcaaaaccatACAACACAAAaaaagtgaaccctaatgtaaactctAGAATTTAGTGAATAATGTATTGATATTGGCTTAtaaattgtgacaaatgtaccacactaatgtaAGCTGTTAATAATGGGGTAAattctgtgtatatgtgt
This portion of the Macaca mulatta isolate MMU2019108-1 chromosome 14, T2T-MMU8v2.0, whole genome shotgun sequence genome encodes:
- the CCKBR gene encoding gastrin/cholecystokinin type B receptor, with the translated sequence MELLKLNRSVQGTGPGPGASLCRPAAPLLNSSSVGNLSCEPPRIRGAGTRELELAIRITLYAVIFLMSVGGNVLIIVVLGLSRRLRTVTNAFLLSLAVSDLLLAVACMPFTLLPNLMGTFIFGTVICKAVSYFMGVSVSVSTLSLVAIALERYSAICRPLQARVWQTRSHAARVIVATWLLSGLLMVPYPVYTVVQPVGPRVLQCVHRWPSARVRQTWSVLLLLLLFFIPGVVMAVAYGLISRELYLGLRFDGDSDSGSQSRVRSQGRLPGGAGPGAIHQNGRCRSETGAVGEDSDGCYVQLPRSRPALELSALTAPGPGSRPTQAKLLAKKRVVRMLLVIVVLFFLCWLPVYSANTWRAFDGLGAHRALSGAPISFIHLLSYASACVNPLVYCFMHRRFRQACLETCARCCPRPPRARPRPLPDEDPPTPSIASLSRLSYTTISTLGPG